The following DNA comes from Novosphingobium sp. PP1Y.
TTCAATTTGCCTGACCAGGTGGCTGAACTCTTCGCCGAGGACGGTGTCGTGGTCTTCCTTTCCGGCGAATATGTCGGCCATGCTGGGGTCCGGCGCCTTTACGGTGACTGGATCCAGCAGCGCTTCACCGGCGGCAGGCCCGGGCCGGTCGATGGGTTGCTTCTGGACCATTTCCAGATGCAGGACGTCATCACGGTCGCGCCGGATCGGCAGACTGCCAAGGGGCGATTTCGCGGCATGCTCTTCGGCGGCTGGCATGACGATTTCCAGGATACGCGTGAGCCCGGGATGCCGCAGCAGTTCATGGAAGCCAGGATCTACGAGAACGACTATGTGCGCGAGGACGGTGTCTGGAAGATCAGGCGCCTCGACTACATGATGCAGTGGCAGTCCAACTACGAGGACGGCTGGGCACACACGACTTCGCATCTCCAGCCGGCGACGAAGACCTTCCCGGAAGATCCGGTCGGGCCCGATCGGCTGCTTGCGTCCAGAGAGCATCGTCCGACCTGGCCCTATCGCCGCGACGTGCCGATGCATTTTGCGCACCCGCGTTTCGGCAATCTGCTCGCCGCAAGCCAAACCGATTGAATTCCTTTCGCAGACACGTATCTGTATCTTGAGGATACTAAATTGGAGTAGCGCCTTCCTGTGGCGGCTGCGCCTGCAAGGGAGGAAATGGGTGAACGCGAAGGATCCACGGGACATTGTCGATAATGCCCCAATGTCGCGCGCGCAGATCGTGGCCGTGGCCATCATGGTCGGTCTGAACGCGCTGGACGGGTTCGATGTGCTGTCGATCAGCTTCGCTTCGCCGGGTATTGCCGCTGAATGGGGTATCGACAGGGTCGCGCTGGGAGCGGTCCTGTCGATGGAGCTGATCGGCATGGCCGTCGGTTCGCTTGTCCTTGGCGGCGTCGCGGATCGCATCGGACGGCAGCGCACGATCCTGGGCTGCCTTGCCGTGATGGCGCTGGGCATGGCGATGGTTACACAGGCCAGCAGCATCGCCGAACTTTCGATCTGGCGTGTCCTGACCGGTCTTGGCATCGGCGGAATGCTCGCTTCGATCAATGCCGTGACGGCAGAATTCGCCAATGCCCGGCGCCGCACGATTGCCATGGGCCTGATGGTGATCGGCTATCCACTGGGGGCCGTCATCGGCGGGCTTATCTCGGCAGAATTGCTGGTCCTGTTCGACTGGCGCGCCATCTTCTGGTTCGGCAGCGCGCTGACGGCCTGTTTCATCCCGCTGGTCTGGGCATTCGCTCCGGAAACGGCGCAATACCTGCTGGTCCGCCGCGGTCCCCATACGCTGGAGCGGATCAATCGGCTGATGGCGCGTTTCGGGCATGGCCCG
Coding sequences within:
- a CDS encoding nuclear transport factor 2 family protein; its protein translation is MPDLDADSILDRLGGLENRVGELEDVNAIRRLHWAYGYYIDFNLPDQVAELFAEDGVVVFLSGEYVGHAGVRRLYGDWIQQRFTGGRPGPVDGLLLDHFQMQDVITVAPDRQTAKGRFRGMLFGGWHDDFQDTREPGMPQQFMEARIYENDYVREDGVWKIRRLDYMMQWQSNYEDGWAHTTSHLQPATKTFPEDPVGPDRLLASREHRPTWPYRRDVPMHFAHPRFGNLLAASQTD
- a CDS encoding MFS transporter, whose protein sequence is MNAKDPRDIVDNAPMSRAQIVAVAIMVGLNALDGFDVLSISFASPGIAAEWGIDRVALGAVLSMELIGMAVGSLVLGGVADRIGRQRTILGCLAVMALGMAMVTQASSIAELSIWRVLTGLGIGGMLASINAVTAEFANARRRTIAMGLMVIGYPLGAVIGGLISAELLVLFDWRAIFWFGSALTACFIPLVWAFAPETAQYLLVRRGPHTLERINRLMARFGHGPLAALPPEGSGKDKPSIMDIFRPGLLATTILVTFAYFAHIVSFYFILKWTPKIVVDLGFPAPEAAGVLVAANLGGAIGGGIFGFVVQKLPLKGATVAMLFGSALMIALFGASGVRTLAGLSALAFVSGLFTNSAVSGLYVIFARSFPTHVRATGTGFAIGIGRGGAALSPILAGVLFEAGFSLAWVSTLIAAGSLLAALALIAMRFRPRD